One Odocoileus virginianus isolate 20LAN1187 ecotype Illinois unplaced genomic scaffold, Ovbor_1.2 Unplaced_Scaffold_15, whole genome shotgun sequence genomic window carries:
- the IL34 gene encoding interleukin-34 isoform X2, whose product MPQGLAWLRYLGILLGMALGNEGLEPWPLTQSDECAVTGFLRDKLQYRNRLQYMKHYFPINYRVSVPYEGVLRTANVTRLRARVSQQELRYLWVLVSLSATEWVQEVLLEGHPSWKYLEEVHTLLLDVKQGLRGVEVSPQVEAALNLLSAPGSLKLVRPKALLDNCFRVMELLYCPCCKESSVLNWQDCEAAQPQPRSPASAQCEAAQLYPLPQPPSTSLPRVLGPSAGPPAQ is encoded by the exons ATGCCCCAGGGACTCGCCTGGCTGCGCT ATCTTGGGATCCTCCTCGGCATGGCCTTGGGAAATGAGGGCTTGGAGCCGTGGCCCTTGACCCAGAGCGACGAGTGCGCCGTCACTGGCTTCCTGCGGGACAAGCTGCAGTACCGGAACCGCCTTCAGTACATG AAACACTACTTCCCCATCAACTACAGGGTCAGTGTGCCTTATGAGGGGGTGCTCCGAACAGCCAACGTCACCAGGCTG CGGGCCCGGGTGAGCCAGCAGGAGCTTCGGTATCTGTGGGTCCTGGTGAGTCTCAGTGCTACTGAGTGGGTGCAGGAGGTGCTGCTCGAGGGCCACCCGTCCTGGAAGTACCTGGAGGAAGTGCACACGCTACTGCTGGACGTCAAGCAGGGCCTGCGG GGCGTGGAGGTCAGCCCCCAGGTGGAAGCAGCGTTGAACCTCCTGAGTGCGCCGGGAAGCCTGAAGCTGGTGCGGCCCAAAGCGCTGCTGGATAACTGCTTCCGGGTCATGGAGTTGCTCTACTGCCCTTGCT GTAAAGAAAGCTCTGTGCTAAACTGGCAGGACTGTGAGGCGGCTCAGCCTCAGCCTCGAAGCCCAGCCTCAGCACAGTGTGAGGCCGCCCAGCTGTACCCTCTGCCCCAGCCGccctccacctccctgccccGCGTCCTGGGACCCTCGGCTGGCCCCCCTGCTCAGTGA
- the IL34 gene encoding interleukin-34 isoform X1: protein MPQGLAWLRYLGILLGMALGNEGLEPWPLTQSDECAVTGFLRDKLQYRNRLQYMKHYFPINYRVSVPYEGVLRTANVTRLQRARVSQQELRYLWVLVSLSATEWVQEVLLEGHPSWKYLEEVHTLLLDVKQGLRGVEVSPQVEAALNLLSAPGSLKLVRPKALLDNCFRVMELLYCPCCKESSVLNWQDCEAAQPQPRSPASAQCEAAQLYPLPQPPSTSLPRVLGPSAGPPAQ from the exons ATGCCCCAGGGACTCGCCTGGCTGCGCT ATCTTGGGATCCTCCTCGGCATGGCCTTGGGAAATGAGGGCTTGGAGCCGTGGCCCTTGACCCAGAGCGACGAGTGCGCCGTCACTGGCTTCCTGCGGGACAAGCTGCAGTACCGGAACCGCCTTCAGTACATG AAACACTACTTCCCCATCAACTACAGGGTCAGTGTGCCTTATGAGGGGGTGCTCCGAACAGCCAACGTCACCAGGCTG CAGCGGGCCCGGGTGAGCCAGCAGGAGCTTCGGTATCTGTGGGTCCTGGTGAGTCTCAGTGCTACTGAGTGGGTGCAGGAGGTGCTGCTCGAGGGCCACCCGTCCTGGAAGTACCTGGAGGAAGTGCACACGCTACTGCTGGACGTCAAGCAGGGCCTGCGG GGCGTGGAGGTCAGCCCCCAGGTGGAAGCAGCGTTGAACCTCCTGAGTGCGCCGGGAAGCCTGAAGCTGGTGCGGCCCAAAGCGCTGCTGGATAACTGCTTCCGGGTCATGGAGTTGCTCTACTGCCCTTGCT GTAAAGAAAGCTCTGTGCTAAACTGGCAGGACTGTGAGGCGGCTCAGCCTCAGCCTCGAAGCCCAGCCTCAGCACAGTGTGAGGCCGCCCAGCTGTACCCTCTGCCCCAGCCGccctccacctccctgccccGCGTCCTGGGACCCTCGGCTGGCCCCCCTGCTCAGTGA